TGCCCCGGTAGCGCTGACGGCCCGGTGCCACGCGGCCGGCGGCGATGACGAAGGTGCGTCCGTCCGCCGTGGCCGTCTCGTCGCCGAAGAAGTCCGCCAGCCGCAGCGGCGTGCCGCCCGCGACGGGCACTACCTGGATCTGCGGCGACATGGGGAAGTCGAAGAGCCGGCGCGAGGAGAAGTAGATCTCGTCGCCGTCCGGGGCGAAGGCGCAGGGTCGGTCGGTGGTCTCGGCGTGGGTCAGGCGCGTCGGCGGCCCGCCCGTCGCGGGCATGACGTAGACATCGTAATCGCCGTATCTGTTCGAGGCGAAGGCGAGGCTCGCGCCGTCGGGTGCGAAGACGGGCCAGCCGTCGTAGGCCTCGTGGGCCGTGAGGCGCGAGGCGTTGCCGCCCGCGGCGGGCACGCGCCACAGATCCCCCTGATAGGAGAAGACGATCACGCTGCCGTCGTTGTTGACGGCCGGATACCGGCAGAACAGGGCCTCGGTGGCGAAGGCGGCGGCGGCGGCCGTCAGGATGGCCGACGCGATCAGGACGCGGATACACGACATGGGTTCACTCCTGGTGTAGCTGGGAGGCCGGCGCGGCCGGATCAACCTAACATGCCGGCTGCCCGGCGATCAGCAAAGAAACGCGGCACCCCTGCGGGACGGACGTCTCCGTCGCAGCCCCGGCCCGGCTCGTGGCTACAGCTGGAACAGGTACTGCAGCTTCATGAAGTACTGCCGGTCGGTCAGGCGCCACGCGTCGATGCCGTCGTTTTCCGGATCGATCACCAGGTAGTCGCGGGTCGAGCCGCAGTAGAAGGTCGAGAACGGGTTGATCCGGTAGGTGACCAGGGGATCGGCCTCCCACAGCTCGTTGAAATCGTCGTACTGGATGACCAGCCGCGCCGACAGCTCGCGCGTGAACTGCAGGCCCCAGCGGCTGCGCAGGATGAAGCCCTTGAAGAGCGGCTCGCCGGTCGCCGCGTTTCCGCTCTCGATCCAGTGCCAGCTGGTCTCGAAGAGGAAACGGTCGGCGGGCTTCAGATCGATCCAGATCATCGCGTTGTTCTGCTTGCCCATGACCTGGGCGCCACGGGCGATGCGGTGCCCGGTCGCGACGGAGAATCCGCCGCGCACCTTGTCGCCGGGCAGGATCTGTGCGTCCAGGGCCGTGGCCTCGATGCCACGGAACTCGATGCCGTCGAAGAGCTCGTTGCTTTCCATGTGCGACAGCTGGAACCAGGCCTGCGCCCAGCGCAGACGCGTGGACAGGCCGGCCCATATCCACTCGTCCTTGCGGGTGCCGGCGAAATTCCAGACACGGCTCGTGTTGACGCTCGGCGAGATCCACTCCAGCAGCGGATGCCCGTCGAAACGCCACACGTAGCTGGCGTCGACCGACACGTCGCGGCGATTGTTGCGCGGCTCGAACCCGTTGCCGACGCGGAAGGTGGGGCTGCGTTCCCAGTAGTCGAGACCCACACCCCAGTCGCTCTTGTCGATTTCCAGGCTGCCGTAGATGCCTCGCCCGTCGTATATCTCGCCGTCGAAGGCGGCATTGCGCTTGCCGCCGTCGAACAGGATCCCGGCGGGGTCCTCTTCGTAGTCTTCCTGCAACCGGGCGTTCAGGGCCAAATCCCGCGGCTCCTCGACCCGCGTGCCCAGCGCCTGCCACTCCAGCTGCATGGATTGGCTCAGCCGCCAGCGCCCGTCCAGACCGACGACCGTGCCGGCGCCGCCGCCGTCGATGCGGCGATCGGTCGCCGTCAGGCCCACGTAGTTGCCGCCGTCGAGGGCGTGCCGCACGCGCAGGATGTTCGACGTGCTCTCGCCGCCCCGAGCGAAGAGGCTGCGCTCCTCCAGGGGCAACGTCAAGGGCGTGTGCTCGTCGCGCGCCACCAGGTAGGCGATGCTGGTGCTTCCCGGTCGGCCGGTCAGCTTGGCGGCGTAGCGAGGCGCGTTGATCACCCGCGTGTAGACGGTGTTGAAGAAAGAGGTGTACATGTCGCTGCCCTCCTGGAAGAAGGGCCGTCGCTCGGGAAAGGACAGGGCGAAGGTGGTATTCACGTCGATCTGCGCGGCGTCGGCCTCGATCTGGCTGAAGTCGGGATTGTAGGTGCCCTCGACCGTGAAGCTGGACGAGAGGTTGGCCCTGGCGCCGATGGAGAACTCGCCCAGGATGTCTTCGTTGGTCCAGGCGGCGTCCTCCCCCCGACCGCCGTACTGGGTGAAGATCTGCGAGGGCATGATCTCGATGCCCCTGCCGGGCGCGACACCGCGGATGCCCGTGATCGTCCCCCACTTGCAGGGCCAGCAGTTCTCGTCGCGGTCGTAGGCGGCCCAGGAATACTGGCCGCGCACATCGCGGGGATGGTTGCGCCAGAAATCGACGCGCCACACCTGCTCGTCCCGGTTCGGGAAACGCAGGCTGGACCAGGGGATGGCCAGCTCCACCTGCCAGCCCTCGTCGGTGACCTTGCCCGCGCTGTGGAAGACCATGTCGTAGCCCATGTCCTCGCCGCCGTTGGCCGACCAGAGCAGGTCGCCCTGGATGCCCAGCGGGTTGCAGGCGATCTCGTAGGCCCACGACTGGTCGGCGTAGGTGTCGATGGCCGTGATGACGTAGTCGTCGCTCCAGATGCGGTCGCGTTCGGTGAAGCTGGCGCGCACCAGGGCGGGGTCGTCGTAGCAGATGTAGGCGACGTAGAGGTGCTCGTCGTCGTAGGTCATCAGGGCCACGGTCGCCACGGGCGGCTGGACCTGGTCGCCGGGGTTGTGCTCGGCGAAATGCCGGGCGCGGGGTTGGCCGGCCCAGCCGGCGTCGTTCAGATCGCCGTCGACGTCGATCTCGCCGGCGGCGCGGGAGATCTCCAGCTCCGGGTGGTAGGTGGCGACCCAGCCGTCGGCGGCGGCGGAGGCGGCGGCGATGGTCAGGACGGATACCGAGAGCAGGCCGAGCGGGCGGGGATGTCTCATCGCTGTTCCTCGTCGGTGTGGGGGGCTGCCGGCGATCACCGGGAGGAATACGGAATCCCGGCCGCCGGGTTGCGGCCGGGCCGCGGTGAGATGCCCCGAGATGCAACCTGGCCGCAGCGGCGAACGTACAGGGCCCTCGTGCGCCGTACGCCGAAAACCTGCAGAGTTCCGGCGGCGCACGTGATACGGTCGGACAGCACCCTCCGGACAAGCGAGACGACACATGAGAGCAACCGTCGATCACACGAGCAGCCCGCCGGTCCTGGCGGCCCTCGCACTGGCAGCGACGCTGGGTGCCGCCCCCGCCCTGGCCGGCCACGAAGGCGCCGTCCACATGGAGGTAGGCGCGCCCGCGGGCGCCTTCGACGAGCACGTGGACAACCTGGGCTTCGGCTTTTCGCTGGACTACGCCTACAGCGGCGACGGGCCTCTGGCGGTGGGCATCGGCGGCGACTTTCTGATCTACGGCCACCAGACGGTGGTCATGTCGCTGCCGCTGGTGGAGGACTTCGAGTACAACACCGACAACAACATCGCTTCGATCTTCCTGCTGGCCCGTCTGCACGGCGGCGACGGCCGCGTGATCCCGTACGTGGAGGGGCGCTTCGGCGGCGGCTACATCTGGACCGAGACCAAGCTCACCGACGAGGACTGGTACGACGACGACGAGATCGCGCGCCAGACGAACTGGGACGACTTCATGACGATCTGGGGCGGCGGCGGCGGACTCAAGATCATGCTGAAGCGCGGCGACCCCCGCGACCGGGAGTCGAAGGATGTCCTGTTGGACATGAAGATCGTCTACCGCCACGGCGCCCGGGCGAGCTACCTGACCGAGGGCGCCATCAGCGTGGACGTCAACGACCGCGTCCGCATCCGGCCCTCGTCATCCGAGACGGACCTGCTGCAGTTCGAGCTGGGCGTGGCCGTGCGCTTCTGACCGGAGGAGTCGACATGGGATTCGGGCGATGGGCATTCCTGGCCGCCTTCGCCGTCCTGGCCCCGGGCGGCTGCGGCGGCGATTCCGCCTACGTGGCGGAGATCGACGCCTGGCACGCCGCGCGCGTCGACAGGCTGCGCGGCGAGGACGGCTGGCTGACGCTGACGGGGCTGCATCCGCTGCGCGAAGGCGCCAACACGGTCGGTTCGTCCGAAGGCGCCGACGTACGTCTGGACGGGAAGGCGCCGGCGCGCACCGGCGTGCTGGAGATCGCCGGGGGCGGCATCGTTTTCAGAGCCGAACCGGACGCCAAGGTCCACGTCGCCGGGGACGACGAGAAGGACGTCGAGACGATCGCCATGCGCACCGACATGCAGGACGACACCACCGTGCTGGCGGTCGGCACCCTGACCTTCCACGTCATCGACCGCGGCGGCCTGCTGCTGCTGCGCGTGAAGGATCGCGAGAGCGCTACCCGGCGCGACTTCAAGGGCATCGCGCGCTTCCCCGTCGACGAGATCTGGCGCGTCACGGCGCGTCTGGCGCCCCACGATCCGCCCCGCGGCGTGACGATGCCGAACGTGCTGGGCCGGACCTCGGAGGAGCCGAGCCCCGGCGTGCTGATCTTCGAGCTGGCTGGTGAGATCTGCAGCCTGACCCCCGTGGGAAAGCCGGACGAGGACCTGTTCATCGTCTTCGCGGACGCCACCTCGGGCGCCGAGACCTACGGCGGCGGCCGCTTCCTCTCGACCGAAGCGCCGGCCGCCGACGGCACGGTCGTGCTGGACTTCAACAAGGCGGTCATTCCGCCCTGCGCGTTCACGCCCTATGCCACGTGCCCGCTGCCGCCTGCGGGGAACACGCTGGGGGTGGGGGTGCGGGCGGGCGAGAAGACCTGGGGTGATCACTGACCTGTGGGTTCACCGGTACAGCGCGCGCACCTCACCCCAGTCCAGGGTCTCGTTGGGCACAGTGTAGCCTTCCAGGCAATAGGCGATATCCGTGTAGTAGTATGGCTCCGACCCCTGTTCCCAGCGCGTGTGCAGGGCGTCGTCGTACCACTGGGACCCGCAGCCGTAGAATTCCCCTCGCTCCGTCGCTCTGACTCCTGCCGAGGGCCATTCTCCGGGTCCCCACGAGGTTATCGGCGAGAAGCCCAGGGACATTTCGGTCGTGATGACCACCGTCTCGGGCAGGACCGCCCTGACGTGGTATACCAGATAGCAGGGAAATACCTCGGCGACCAGTTCGGGCGACAGCTCGCTCCAGTCGTAGGCGTAAGTTAGATCCGCAGTCTGGCCCGGGGGACATTGGCTGAAGTAGAAGTTGACCGCGAACCCGTCCGGCGCTTCCCAGACACAATCGCCATCGTACACGTTGACGTAGAAGGTCACCGTCGAGATG
This bacterium DNA region includes the following protein-coding sequences:
- a CDS encoding carbohydrate binding family 9 domain-containing protein is translated as MRHPRPLGLLSVSVLTIAAASAAADGWVATYHPELEISRAAGEIDVDGDLNDAGWAGQPRARHFAEHNPGDQVQPPVATVALMTYDDEHLYVAYICYDDPALVRASFTERDRIWSDDYVITAIDTYADQSWAYEIACNPLGIQGDLLWSANGGEDMGYDMVFHSAGKVTDEGWQVELAIPWSSLRFPNRDEQVWRVDFWRNHPRDVRGQYSWAAYDRDENCWPCKWGTITGIRGVAPGRGIEIMPSQIFTQYGGRGEDAAWTNEDILGEFSIGARANLSSSFTVEGTYNPDFSQIEADAAQIDVNTTFALSFPERRPFFQEGSDMYTSFFNTVYTRVINAPRYAAKLTGRPGSTSIAYLVARDEHTPLTLPLEERSLFARGGESTSNILRVRHALDGGNYVGLTATDRRIDGGGAGTVVGLDGRWRLSQSMQLEWQALGTRVEEPRDLALNARLQEDYEEDPAGILFDGGKRNAAFDGEIYDGRGIYGSLEIDKSDWGVGLDYWERSPTFRVGNGFEPRNNRRDVSVDASYVWRFDGHPLLEWISPSVNTSRVWNFAGTRKDEWIWAGLSTRLRWAQAWFQLSHMESNELFDGIEFRGIEATALDAQILPGDKVRGGFSVATGHRIARGAQVMGKQNNAMIWIDLKPADRFLFETSWHWIESGNAATGEPLFKGFILRSRWGLQFTRELSARLVIQYDDFNELWEADPLVTYRINPFSTFYCGSTRDYLVIDPENDGIDAWRLTDRQYFMKLQYLFQL
- a CDS encoding DUF1684 domain-containing protein, with product MGFGRWAFLAAFAVLAPGGCGGDSAYVAEIDAWHAARVDRLRGEDGWLTLTGLHPLREGANTVGSSEGADVRLDGKAPARTGVLEIAGGGIVFRAEPDAKVHVAGDDEKDVETIAMRTDMQDDTTVLAVGTLTFHVIDRGGLLLLRVKDRESATRRDFKGIARFPVDEIWRVTARLAPHDPPRGVTMPNVLGRTSEEPSPGVLIFELAGEICSLTPVGKPDEDLFIVFADATSGAETYGGGRFLSTEAPAADGTVVLDFNKAVIPPCAFTPYATCPLPPAGNTLGVGVRAGEKTWGDH